ACCCTGGGGGCGGCCCGTCTGCAGATGCTTCTTGCGGCGCCAGCACCGCTGGTGCCTGCTCCTGGCCCTGGCCGCCGCACTGGCCCTGCCCATCCTCGTCCTCACGGGCATCTTCGAGGAGCACCTGTCCTTCTTCCTGGCTCCTTTCCTTCGCGGTAGCTCCGGCTCGGCGCTTCAACGCCCGGTCTCCGGTGTCGACTCCTACCAGATCGCCAATAGTGGGGCCTGCCGTGGCCCGGACCCGCCTTTCCTGCTGTGCTTGGTGGTGAGCGCGCCCTCTCACTTCCAGTCCCGCCAGGCAATCCGCCAGACCTGGGGGCGCACGCGGGAGCTGGGGGGCCTGGGGATCCGGAGACTGTTCGTGCTGGGAGATCCGCAGGCGCCGGAGGTCCAGGCCCAGTTGGAGCAGGAATCCGTGGAGCACAAAGACTTGGTACAGGGCACCTTCCACGACACCTACCGCAACCTGACGCTGAAGACACTGATGCTTCTGCGCTGGGCCGGCACCTTCTGCCCCGAGGCCCTCTTCCTGCTCAAAGTGGACGACGATGTCTTCGTGAACATGAAGGGGCTGGTGGACCACCTACGAGGCCTTGGAAGTGCCCGGCCGGAAGGCATCTACCTGGGCCGCATCCACTGGGGGGTTCGCCCTATCCGGGACCCCACCAGCCGGTACTACACTTCGGAGGCAGCCTTCTCTGGGGACCGCTTTCCCCTGTATTGCAGTGGCACAGCCTACGTGGTCTCCAGGGACGTGGCTTGGCGGGTGTCCGCAGTAGCCCTGGAAACCCCCATTGTGGCCTTGGAGGATGTCTATATGGGGATCTGTGCCAGGAAGGTAGGCGTGGCCCCGCAGCATTCGGCCTGGTTCTCGGGCAGCACCCAGTACcccctggatcctttttgctACCGATGCATCTTTACCTCCCAC
The DNA window shown above is from Rhinatrema bivittatum chromosome 19, aRhiBiv1.1, whole genome shotgun sequence and carries:
- the B3GALT4 gene encoding beta-1,3-galactosyltransferase 4, yielding MLPWGRPVCRCFLRRQHRWCLLLALAAALALPILVLTGIFEEHLSFFLAPFLRGSSGSALQRPVSGVDSYQIANSGACRGPDPPFLLCLVVSAPSHFQSRQAIRQTWGRTRELGGLGIRRLFVLGDPQAPEVQAQLEQESVEHKDLVQGTFHDTYRNLTLKTLMLLRWAGTFCPEALFLLKVDDDVFVNMKGLVDHLRGLGSARPEGIYLGRIHWGVRPIRDPTSRYYTSEAAFSGDRFPLYCSGTAYVVSRDVAWRVSAVALETPIVALEDVYMGICARKVGVAPQHSAWFSGSTQYPLDPFCYRCIFTSHRMTPTMMEKAWALLAPDREGGCSWLLGRLALVRCKLLSWLT